From the genome of Candidatus Buchananbacteria bacterium, one region includes:
- the rpsJ gene encoding 30S ribosomal protein S10 — MVAIKRIPVSSKKAEEAEESKQKIRIKIRAYDHKIIDQSTKTIMDTIKRTGASFIGPIPLPTEKKKYTVLKSSFVHKDARGQYEMRIHKRLLDIIEPTPKTVDSLQSLNLPAGVDVEIKMA; from the coding sequence ATGGTAGCAATTAAAAGAATTCCAGTTTCTTCTAAGAAAGCTGAAGAAGCCGAGGAAAGCAAACAAAAAATTAGAATCAAAATCAGAGCGTACGATCACAAAATCATTGATCAGTCTACCAAGACGATCATGGATACGATCAAGCGAACTGGTGCATCTTTTATTGGCCCGATTCCGTTGCCAACCGAAAAGAAAAAGTACACCGTACTTAAATCTTCGTTTGTCCACAAGGATGCCAGAGGTCAGTATGAAATGCGGATTCATAAGCGTTTACTTGATATCATTGAACCGACACCAAAAACTGTTGATTCTTTACAGAGCTTGAATTTGCCGGCCGGAGTTGATGTTGAAATCAAGATGGCCTAA